In a single window of the Nilaparvata lugens isolate BPH chromosome 1, ASM1435652v1, whole genome shotgun sequence genome:
- the LOC120350776 gene encoding zinc finger protein 239-like: protein MSILQMATVAVDSSQEPAPECSTASSSANDDSSQQHLIPGYNLIFIKEEEYVEQEAEGSSVEYEPEMWPSNCSTSGTVNATEVGGMNQSNVSISPLERCTEQSAAGKKMKLYSCADCNYKAPGFQTFRRHIKKHTGETLFSCEYCDYKCAQSSNLKSHIRTHTGETPFSCEYCGYKCAQSSTLKSHIRTHTGERPFSCEYCDYKCAQSSNLKLHIRKHTGETPFSCEYCDYKCAQSSNLKLHIRTHTGETPFSCKFCDYKCAHSSHLKRHIRTHTGETPFSCEYCDYKCALSSTLKRHIRTHTGERPFSCEYCDYKCARSCNLKLHIRTHKAETNAS from the exons ATGTCAATATTGCAGATGGCTACAGTTGCAGTTGATAGCAGCCAAGAACCAGCACCAGAGTGCAGCACTGCAAGCTCTTCAGCCAATGATGATTCCAGCCAACAACATCTAATCCCTGGCTACAATCTAATATTCATCAAAGAGGAAGAATATG TTGAGCAAGAGGCAGAAGGAAGTTCAGTGGAGTATGAACCGGAGATGTGGCCTTCAAACTGCAGCACATCTGGAACTGTCAATGCAACAGAAGTGGGcggaatgaatcaatcaaatgtTTCAATCTCTCCACTAGAAAGATGTACTGAGCAATCTGCGGCTGGGAAAAAGATGAAGCTCTACAGCTGTGCTGACTGCAACTACAAAGCCCCCGGGTTTCAAACTTTCAGGAGGCACATTAAAAAACACACAGGAGAAACTCttttcagctgcgagtattgtgactataaatgtgctcaatcaagtaatttgaaatcacatatcagaacacatactggagaaacaCCTTttagctgcgagtattgtggctataaatgtgctcaatcaagtactttgaaatcacatatcagaacacatactggagaaagaCCTTttagctgcgagtattgtgactataaatgtgctcaatcaagtaatttgaaattACATATCAGAAAACATACTGGCGAAACACCTTTTAGTTgtgagtattgtgactataaatgtgctcaatcaaGTAACTTGAAATTACacatcagaacacatacaggagaaacacctttcagctgcaagttttgtgactataaatgtgctcattCCAGTCATTTGAAgagacatatcagaacacatacaggcgAAACACCTTttagctgcgagtattgtgactataaatgtgctctaTCAAGTACTTTGAAgagacatatcagaacacatactggagaaagaCCTTttagctgcgagtattgtgactataaatgtgcgcGTTCATGTAATTTGAAATTACATATCAGAACGCATAAAGCAGAAACAAATGCCAGCTGA
- the LOC120350778 gene encoding uncharacterized protein LOC120350778 — translation MEVELDCEVIILEVEKYPILYSKGDENYKSRNARIDAWKKVVAGVVGEEKLLEFDEDKVNEIGRDIQKKWKALRDAYLRSLRTQIVKSGSGASKRRPYPYQQQMAFLRPVMENRQTSGNMAPEEVGDVNAEEEEDDQQPDDLGPPPIKKPAGKPKKGNFETQLLEILKEQSTPNPPPGPSDDNDDNKLFLLSLLPKMRQLSENASLQFRIQVMQCLQECYSKSKMESNCSNAQQLNLARATSSQQFHNQCDGLKDTFSPGPGQSNDLHSPASLHSQP, via the exons ATGGAGGTTGAACTTGATTGTGAGGTAATCATATTAGAAGTAGAGAAATACCCAATTTTATATAGTAAAGGTGATGAGAATTACAAGAGCAGAAATGCTAGAATTGATGCATGGAAAAAAGTAGTTGCAGGGGTTGTTGGTGAAGAGAAATTGTTGGAATTTGATGAAGACAAAGTGAATGAAATAG GTAGAGacatacagaaaaaatggaaagCTTTGAGGGATGCCTACTTAAGATCTCTGAGGACACAGATTGTTAAAAGTGGAAGTGGAGCGAGTAAAAGACGACCTTATCCCTATCAACAACAGATGGCATTCCTCCGACCTGTGATGGAGAACAGACAAACCTCAGGAAATATGGCACCTGAAGAAGTAGGAGATGTAaatgcagaagaagaagaagacgatcaACAGCCTGACGACCTTGGACCTCCACCTATCAAAAAACCTGCAGGTAAACCAAAGAAGGGAAATTTTGAAACGCAACTGTTAGAAATTCTGAAAGAACAGTCTACACCTAACCCACCTCCTGGACCTTCCGATGATAATGATGACAACAAGTTGTTCCTCTTATCTCTCCTGCCAAAAATGAGACAACTAAGCGAAAATGCATCTCTACAATTTAGAATACAAGTCATGCAATGTCTGCAAGAATGTTATTCAAAAAGCAAAATGGAGTCGAATTGCAGCAATGCTCAACAACTAAACTTAGCAAGGGCTACGTCTTCACAGCAGTTCCACAATCAGTGCGATGGGCTGAAGGATACTTTCTCACCGGGACCAGGTCAAAGCAACGATTTGCATAGTCCAGCAAGTTTGCATAGTCAACCATAA
- the LOC120350783 gene encoding LOW QUALITY PROTEIN: acyl-CoA Delta(11) desaturase-like (The sequence of the model RefSeq protein was modified relative to this genomic sequence to represent the inferred CDS: inserted 1 base in 1 codon), giving the protein MNANCDFFDRYYLIAVPFFCFFIPTWVPVHFWGEKAWVAWYVAGICRYTLSLNFTWLVNSAAHIXGTKPYDKNITPTENVTVAMLAFGEGWHNYHHAFPYDYKAAELGNYRANLTTAFIDMFARIGWAYDLKMATPAMVQRRILRTGDGSHDSVAAHDHHHHQDEVWGWDDKDMTTEDKKLIEIINRVED; this is encoded by the exons ATGAATGCGAACTGTGACTTTTTCGACAGATACTACTTGATAGCGGTTCCGTTTTTCTGCTTCTTCATTCCGACGTGGGTGCCAGTGCACTTTTGGGGTGAGAAGGCGTGGGTGGCCTGGTACGTGGCTGGCATCTGCCGCtacacactctctctcaacTTCACCTGGCTAGTCAACAGTGCCGCGCACA TGGGAACCAAGCCTTACGACAA AAACATCACGCCGACAGAGAACGTGACAGTGGCGATGCTGGCGTTCGGCGAGGGCTGGCACAACTACCACCACGCGTTCCCCTACGACTACAAGGCGGCCGAACTGGGCAACTACCGCGCCAACCTCACCACCGCCTTCATCGACATGTTCGCGCGCATCGGCTGGGCCTACGACCTCAAGATGGCCACGCCCGCCATGGTGCAGCGCCGCATCCTCAGGACGGGCGACGGGTCGCATGACAGTGTGGCCGCCCACGACCACCATCACCATCAGGACGAGGTGTGGGGCTGGGACGACAAGGACATGACGACCGAGGACAAGAAGCTGATCGAGATCATCAACAGGGTTGAGGATTAG
- the LOC120350065 gene encoding uncharacterized protein LOC120350065 has protein sequence MTQLANSAVQEDALAIVDRMSPEVVEVEDEVAHKCDQPQCQCPKNDHPCTVPATTAAIEVEEAVSVSPSPRLIRNGNGIAFKYEVDFATPLFGMRGFRGAVAAGYITPKSKAENVEAFKAFTTYTEGTTKIFLVGEFGLIKKDNTTWGITGEVFLELKFGQGEVHIGFGMKVTTPFKSYGLEKEVGNYMKESPHSV, from the exons ATGACACAATTAGCAAACAGTGCAGTGCAAGAAGATGCTTTGGCCATAGTGGATCGCATGAGCCCAGAAGTGGTGGAAGTGGAGGATGAGGTAGCACATAAGTGTGATCAGCCACAATGTCAATGCCCAAAAAATGATCATCCCTGCACTGTACCTGCAACGACGGCCGCTATAGAAG ttgaagAAGCAGTTAGTGTAAGTCCAAGTCCGAGATTGATCAGAAATGGTAATggtattgctttcaaatatgAGGTCGATTTTGCAACGCCTTTATTTGGTATGAGAG GATTCCGAGGAGCTGTGGCAGCAGGCTACATCACTCCAAAATCAAAGGCAGAAAACGTTGAAGCCTTCAAAGCATTCACTACCTACACTGAAGGCACTACTAAGATATTCCTGGTTGGTGAATTCGGACTCATTAAGAAAGATAATACCACTTGGGGAATAACAG GTGAAGTTTTCCTCGAATTGAAATTTGGTCAGGGCGAAGTACATATTGGTTTCGGAATGAAAGTGACTACGCCGTTCAAATCGTATGGACTGGAGAAAGAAGTGG GAAACTACATGAAGGAAAGTCCCCATTCTGTATAA